In Thermus caldifontis, one DNA window encodes the following:
- a CDS encoding ABC transporter permease codes for MTSARRFPQLPGLLPFLVPALLTGGGVALPLLYLVLRALEADPQTLWDILLRPKNLELVRNTLSLLLGVLLLTTLLALPLAFLTTRTRLKGKRLFSVLLTLPLAIPGYVGAYVLLSATGPGGILPLPRLEGYWGALLVLSLITYPYLFLGLRAAFLGLDPSQEEAARTLGMGPLRAFFRVVFPQLLPALLAGYLVVGLHVLGDFGTVSLLRYETFSYAIYLQYSAAFDRVYAAWLALFLLLFTGGLLLLEGLLLRRLSLARTGKGSGKGARPLSLGRFTPWAYLLLLLPVLLALVLPLYALFHLASRFPRENLEGLWEALLHSATAAMPASLLAVGMALPIAYLAVRHPSPTSRFLERLAYMGYTIPPLAFALAWIFFSLKSLPLLYGTLPLLILVLAFHFLAEGLGPVRGALYQVPRRLEEAARTLGDTPTRAFFRVTFPLLWRGAVAGGALAFIGAVKELPITLLLAPMGYSTLSTRVFSYTQEAMFAEAAPFALLIVLLSAAFVGVLLWSERRF; via the coding sequence ATGACCAGCGCAAGAAGGTTTCCCCAACTTCCCGGGCTCCTGCCCTTCCTGGTGCCCGCCCTCCTCACGGGGGGCGGGGTGGCCCTCCCCCTCCTTTACCTGGTCCTGAGGGCCCTGGAAGCCGACCCCCAAACCCTTTGGGATATCCTCCTCCGCCCCAAGAACCTGGAGCTGGTCAGGAACACCCTTTCCCTCCTCCTGGGGGTTCTCCTCCTCACCACCCTCCTCGCCCTGCCCCTGGCCTTTCTCACCACCCGCACCCGCCTAAAGGGAAAGCGTCTTTTCTCCGTCCTCCTCACCCTGCCCCTGGCCATCCCCGGCTACGTGGGCGCCTACGTGCTCCTTTCCGCCACCGGGCCTGGGGGAATCCTGCCCCTGCCCCGCCTCGAGGGGTACTGGGGGGCGCTTCTGGTCCTCTCCCTCATCACCTACCCCTACCTCTTCCTGGGCTTGCGGGCCGCCTTTTTGGGGCTGGACCCCAGCCAGGAGGAGGCCGCCCGGACCCTAGGCATGGGGCCTTTAAGGGCTTTTTTCCGGGTGGTCTTCCCCCAGCTCCTCCCCGCCCTCCTTGCGGGGTATCTGGTGGTGGGCCTTCACGTCCTGGGGGATTTCGGCACCGTGAGCCTTCTGCGCTATGAAACCTTTTCCTACGCCATCTACCTGCAGTACAGCGCCGCCTTTGACCGGGTCTATGCCGCTTGGCTGGCCCTCTTCCTCCTCCTCTTCACCGGGGGGCTCCTCCTCCTGGAAGGGCTCCTCCTCCGCCGCCTCAGCCTGGCCCGCACGGGTAAGGGAAGCGGGAAAGGGGCCAGGCCCCTAAGCCTGGGGCGGTTTACCCCTTGGGCTTACCTTTTGCTCCTTTTGCCCGTCCTCCTGGCCCTGGTCCTACCCCTCTATGCCCTTTTCCACCTGGCCAGCCGCTTTCCCCGGGAAAACCTGGAAGGCCTTTGGGAGGCCCTCCTCCACTCGGCCACGGCCGCCATGCCCGCTTCCCTCCTGGCCGTGGGCATGGCCCTGCCCATCGCCTACCTGGCGGTGCGCCACCCCTCCCCCACCTCCCGCTTCCTGGAAAGGCTGGCCTACATGGGTTACACCATCCCCCCCTTGGCCTTTGCCCTGGCCTGGATCTTCTTCAGCTTGAAAAGCCTTCCCCTCCTCTACGGCACCCTGCCCCTCCTCATCCTGGTCCTGGCCTTCCACTTCCTGGCCGAGGGCCTGGGGCCGGTGCGGGGGGCGCTTTACCAGGTTCCCAGGCGCCTCGAGGAGGCGGCCAGGACCCTGGGGGACACCCCTACCCGGGCCTTTTTCCGCGTCACCTTTCCCCTCCTTTGGCGAGGGGCCGTGGCCGGGGGAGCCTTGGCCTTTATCGGGGCGGTGAAGGAGCTGCCCATCACCCTCCTCCTCGCCCCCATGGGCTATAGCACCCTCTCCACCCGGGTTTTCAGCTACACTCAGGAAGCCATGTTTGCCGAGGCCGCCCCCTTTGCCCTGCTCATCGTCCTCCTTTCGGCGGCCTTCGTGGGGGTGTTGCTTTGGAGCGAGCGCCGCTTCTAA
- a CDS encoding ABC transporter ATP-binding protein, with protein sequence MERAPLLKLEGIGKRFGEHEVLKGIDLEVFPGEILALLGPSGCGKTTLLRVVAGLESPDRGRVLLEGKDITLLPPERRGIGFVFQDYALFPHLSALGNVAFGLKGKDRLERAKRALERVGMTLFQDRKPGELSGGQQQRIALARALAPGPKLVLLDEPFSSLDASLRTSTREEVRKILKETGTTALLVTHDQEEALSFADRLGVMRGGRLEQVGTPEEVYLKPKTPFVAQFLGRTNLLSGEGFGPYAETCLGPVPLAEPAHGPLLLSLRPEALRLLRAEAQEGPLGQVVAREFKGHDLTYRVRLFSPEKEILVQEGPESPFREGDRVRLMVVGKGVALEGHPAKAPVGAD encoded by the coding sequence TTGGAGCGAGCGCCGCTTCTAAAACTGGAAGGCATCGGCAAGCGCTTCGGGGAGCACGAGGTGCTGAAGGGGATTGACCTCGAGGTCTTTCCCGGGGAGATCCTGGCCCTTCTGGGGCCGTCGGGATGCGGCAAGACCACCCTCCTAAGGGTGGTGGCCGGGTTGGAAAGCCCCGATAGGGGGCGGGTCCTCCTGGAGGGCAAGGACATCACCCTCCTGCCCCCGGAAAGGCGGGGCATCGGCTTCGTCTTCCAGGACTACGCCCTCTTCCCCCACCTCAGCGCCTTGGGCAACGTGGCCTTCGGCCTCAAGGGAAAGGATCGCCTGGAGAGGGCCAAAAGGGCCTTGGAGCGGGTGGGCATGACCCTCTTCCAGGACCGCAAGCCCGGGGAGCTTTCCGGAGGACAGCAACAGCGCATCGCCCTGGCCCGGGCCTTGGCCCCGGGGCCGAAGCTGGTTCTTCTGGACGAGCCCTTCTCCAGCCTGGACGCCAGCCTTCGGACCAGCACCCGGGAGGAGGTGCGCAAGATCCTTAAGGAAACGGGCACCACCGCCCTTTTGGTCACCCACGACCAGGAGGAGGCCCTTTCCTTCGCCGACCGGCTTGGGGTGATGCGGGGAGGGAGGCTAGAGCAGGTGGGCACCCCGGAGGAGGTCTACCTCAAGCCCAAGACCCCCTTCGTGGCCCAGTTTTTGGGCCGCACCAACCTTCTTTCCGGGGAAGGGTTTGGCCCCTATGCGGAAACCTGCCTAGGCCCGGTGCCCCTGGCCGAACCCGCCCACGGGCCCCTTCTCCTCTCCCTGCGCCCCGAGGCCTTAAGGCTTCTGCGGGCAGAAGCCCAGGAGGGCCCCCTGGGCCAGGTGGTGGCCCGGGAGTTTAAAGGGCACGACCTCACCTACCGGGTGCGCCTCTTCTCCCCGGAGAAGGAGATCCTGGTGCAGGAGGGGCCGGAAAGCCCTTTCCGGGAGGGGGACCGGGTGCGGCTTATGGTGGTGGGGAAAGGGGTGGCCCTCGAGGGGCATCCCGCCAAGGCCCCGGTGGGTGCGGACTAA
- the truA gene encoding tRNA pseudouridine(38-40) synthase TruA — protein MRRILILTEYDGTHFAGLQRQRPGLRTVQGELERVLPEIGALPQAVAAGRTDAGVHALAMPFHFDLPGKIPTEKIPEALNRLLPEDLKVVAAREVAPGFHARKDALWRAYRYRILLRPHPSPLLRHRALWVRHPLDQAAMQEALFLLRGRHNFLGFAKAEVREGERELYEARLEEVEGEGGRELRLYFRGQSFLRGQVRGMVGTLLEVGLGKRNPDSLRLILQTQDRSQAGPSAPPQGLYFLEAAYPPEKLTPG, from the coding sequence GTGCGCCGCATCCTGATCCTCACCGAATACGACGGCACCCACTTCGCCGGGCTTCAGCGCCAACGGCCTGGCCTGCGCACGGTGCAAGGCGAGCTGGAAAGGGTCTTGCCGGAGATCGGCGCCCTTCCCCAGGCGGTGGCCGCCGGCCGCACGGATGCCGGGGTGCACGCCCTGGCCATGCCCTTCCACTTTGACCTACCCGGTAAAATCCCCACGGAGAAGATCCCCGAGGCCTTGAACCGGCTTCTCCCTGAGGACCTCAAGGTGGTGGCCGCAAGGGAGGTGGCCCCGGGCTTCCACGCCCGCAAGGACGCCCTCTGGCGGGCGTACCGCTACCGCATCCTCCTAAGGCCCCACCCCTCCCCCCTCCTCCGCCACCGGGCCCTTTGGGTCCGCCATCCCCTGGACCAGGCGGCCATGCAGGAGGCCCTCTTCCTCCTTAGGGGGCGGCACAACTTCCTGGGCTTTGCCAAGGCGGAGGTGCGGGAAGGGGAAAGGGAGCTCTACGAGGCCAGGCTGGAGGAGGTGGAGGGGGAAGGGGGCAGGGAGCTTCGCTTGTACTTCCGGGGCCAGAGCTTCCTAAGGGGCCAGGTGCGGGGCATGGTGGGAACCCTTTTGGAGGTGGGTCTGGGCAAGCGCAACCCGGATAGCCTCCGGCTCATTCTGCAAACCCAGGACCGAAGCCAAGCAGGCCCCTCGGCGCCCCCTCAGGGGCTCTATTTCCTCGAGGCCGCCTACCCCCCGGAAAAGCTAACCCCCGGGTAA
- a CDS encoding ABC transporter permease, whose amino-acid sequence MATQALKAKPRTFFGLFWRRLRRHKMAMAGLVVIILLILMAIFAPWIAPYDPTAQPTGEDVGQYYFNPPSREHLLGTDDLGRDVLSRIIYGSRISLLVGFAVAFSSVILGTIMGTLAGYFSGRPLRFYLGPLRREREGFYPFSFALWRVFSWFLYYGVLYLALSIAWTLAEDGIRAGRVGSYLGFGLVLAPVLWAAWYGLKGQIRLDLDVAISRLIDFMLTIPTLPLLLVLSALLRDPGVKVGQWAQGVFGDAASVFIIITILVLFGWLGTARLVRGNILSLREQDYATAAQALGASDARIMFRHLVPNTLAPLIVQATLQIGGAILVEAALSFLGFGIQPPVATWGNMLTNAQEYIFTAPWLALPPGFMIFITVLAFNYLGDGLRDALDPRSRL is encoded by the coding sequence ATGGCGACGCAAGCGTTAAAAGCCAAGCCCCGTACCTTCTTCGGTCTTTTCTGGCGCCGCTTAAGGCGGCACAAGATGGCCATGGCCGGGTTGGTGGTCATCATCCTCCTGATCCTCATGGCCATCTTCGCCCCCTGGATTGCCCCATACGATCCCACCGCCCAGCCCACAGGGGAGGACGTGGGCCAGTACTACTTCAACCCTCCTTCCCGGGAGCACCTTTTGGGCACCGATGACCTGGGCCGGGATGTGCTCTCCCGCATCATCTACGGCTCCCGCATCTCCCTTTTGGTGGGCTTTGCCGTGGCCTTTTCCAGCGTGATCCTGGGTACCATCATGGGCACCCTGGCGGGGTATTTTTCCGGCCGCCCCTTGCGCTTTTACCTGGGGCCCCTAAGACGGGAGCGGGAGGGGTTTTATCCCTTTAGCTTTGCCCTTTGGCGGGTCTTTTCCTGGTTTCTCTACTACGGGGTTTTGTACCTGGCGCTTTCCATCGCCTGGACGCTGGCCGAGGATGGGATTCGTGCTGGCAGGGTAGGGAGCTACCTGGGTTTTGGCCTGGTCCTGGCCCCGGTGCTTTGGGCGGCGTGGTACGGGCTTAAGGGCCAGATCCGCCTGGACTTGGACGTGGCCATAAGCCGACTCATTGACTTTATGCTCACCATCCCCACCCTTCCCCTCCTCTTGGTGCTTTCCGCTTTGCTGCGGGACCCGGGGGTGAAGGTGGGCCAGTGGGCCCAAGGGGTCTTTGGCGATGCCGCCAGCGTCTTCATCATCATCACCATATTGGTGCTCTTTGGCTGGCTGGGCACGGCCCGGCTGGTGCGGGGGAATATCCTCTCCTTGAGGGAGCAGGATTACGCCACCGCCGCCCAGGCTTTGGGGGCCAGCGATGCCCGCATCATGTTCCGGCATCTGGTGCCCAACACCTTGGCGCCCTTAATCGTGCAGGCCACCTTGCAGATCGGGGGGGCCATTTTGGTGGAGGCGGCCCTTTCCTTCCTGGGCTTTGGCATCCAGCCCCCGGTGGCCACTTGGGGAAACATGCTCACCAATGCCCAGGAGTACATCTTCACCGCGCCTTGGCTGGCCCTGCCCCCGGGGTTCATGATCTTCATCACCGTTTTGGCCTTCAACTACCTGGGGGATGGGCTTCGGGATGCCTTAGACCCAAGAAGCCGGCTCTAA
- a CDS encoding ABC transporter permease yields the protein MFAYTVRRLLQMVPLLLAASVVIYALLALQPGDPLEELKRQNPRMTAEQFEALKRAYGLDQPLHIRYFKWLSRAVQGDLGYSRTYGIPAAEYIFVQRLPKTLILSGLALTLALVVAIPVGIFSAVRQYSLADYVITFFSFVGFSMPVFFLGILLLYLFAIWFPDHIPGFPRFPTGGVPGVLWEDVRSGAVSFGYFLGQWAWHLILPVIALSSLQMAEWTRFMRASLLEVLSQDYIRTARAKGLAERVVLYKHALRNALIPIVTLVGLAIPGVLGGATITETIFSYPGMGRAIFDALVEKDYNVAMAALAFLALMTALFNLLADLAYAVVDPRIRYS from the coding sequence GTGTTTGCGTACACGGTGCGCCGGCTTTTGCAGATGGTCCCCTTGCTCCTCGCCGCCAGTGTGGTCATCTATGCCCTGCTGGCCTTGCAGCCGGGGGACCCCTTGGAGGAGCTCAAGCGGCAAAACCCGCGGATGACCGCGGAGCAGTTTGAGGCCTTGAAGCGGGCCTATGGCCTGGACCAGCCCCTTCATATCCGCTACTTCAAGTGGCTTTCCCGGGCGGTACAGGGGGACCTTGGCTACAGCCGCACCTACGGCATCCCTGCGGCGGAGTACATCTTCGTGCAGCGCCTGCCCAAGACCCTGATCCTCTCGGGCTTGGCCCTGACCCTGGCCCTGGTGGTGGCCATCCCCGTGGGCATCTTCTCCGCTGTGCGCCAGTACTCCCTGGCGGATTACGTCATCACCTTTTTCTCCTTCGTGGGGTTTTCCATGCCGGTCTTTTTCCTGGGCATCCTGCTCCTTTACCTCTTTGCCATCTGGTTTCCCGACCATATCCCGGGTTTCCCCCGCTTCCCCACCGGGGGGGTGCCCGGGGTGCTTTGGGAGGATGTGCGTTCGGGAGCCGTGAGCTTCGGGTATTTCCTGGGGCAGTGGGCCTGGCACCTGATCCTGCCGGTCATCGCCCTTTCCTCCTTGCAAATGGCGGAATGGACCCGGTTCATGCGGGCTTCCTTGCTGGAGGTGCTTTCCCAGGATTACATCCGCACCGCCCGGGCCAAGGGCTTGGCGGAGCGGGTGGTGCTCTACAAGCACGCCCTCAGGAACGCCCTCATTCCCATCGTGACCCTGGTGGGCCTGGCCATTCCGGGGGTGTTGGGTGGGGCCACCATCACCGAGACCATCTTCAGCTACCCTGGCATGGGGCGGGCCATCTTTGACGCCCTGGTGGAGAAGGACTACAACGTGGCCATGGCGGCCTTGGCCTTCTTGGCCTTGATGACAGCGCTTTTCAACCTGTTGGCGGACCTGGCCTATGCGGTGGTGGACCCCCGCATCCGCTACAGCTAG
- a CDS encoding peptide ABC transporter substrate-binding protein: MRKVGKLAVLGLTALGLALAGPQDNSLVIGASQEPRVLAGDFLSIISNQAIKSEIEGYLFAPFIGFNADSQNFPVLATEVPTEKNGRLRVTDIGGGKKRLEMDLTIRPDARWSDGKPITTEDVQFYFEVGKAKGMPLLNPDYWERVSLKVKDARNFTVTFEPAYYYDTYGSPMGYAPKHIMGAEWEKVKAAARNLDPDKDAEKLNELYRNFFLKFSTPQALNRGAMVYSGAFKLKRWVPGNSIEMERNPNFPIKPEGGESKYVQKVVYRFIQNTNSLLVAVIGGSIDATSSVSLTFDQGRSRQLTSRAPGRFDIWFVPGAIWEHIDINKFSNCQQVKDLGLDDVRTRQALLHALNREGLVKAFFDGLQPVAHTWIAPVNPLFNPNVKKYEFDLKKAEALLAQMGWKKGPDGILQRTVGGRTVRFEIEYVTTAGNAIRERTQQFFAEDLKKIGIAVKINNAPSAVVFSDDYIQRASECKWTGMFEFAWISSLAEDGSLFQYKNLNTGAIMVPTKENNYQGRNIGGWRNDEFDRLTSQGVLEFDEAKRKQLFSKAQEIWAEELPALPLYFRANPYVVRKGLVNYVASAYAGGFGYPGWNAWEIGWESRGAVKKWDQAKYALSIK, translated from the coding sequence ATGAGAAAAGTAGGCAAGCTGGCTGTACTCGGTTTAACCGCCCTGGGCCTGGCCCTGGCAGGGCCTCAGGACAACAGCCTGGTCATAGGGGCTTCCCAGGAGCCTAGGGTGCTGGCGGGGGACTTCCTTAGCATCATCTCCAACCAGGCCATCAAGAGCGAGATCGAAGGCTATCTCTTTGCCCCCTTCATTGGCTTCAACGCCGATAGCCAGAACTTCCCCGTTCTGGCCACCGAGGTGCCCACGGAGAAGAACGGGCGCCTGCGGGTGACGGACATCGGTGGGGGCAAGAAGCGGCTGGAGATGGACCTCACCATCCGCCCCGATGCCCGCTGGTCCGACGGCAAGCCCATCACCACCGAGGACGTGCAGTTCTACTTTGAGGTGGGCAAGGCCAAGGGCATGCCCCTCCTGAACCCCGACTACTGGGAGCGGGTGAGCCTGAAGGTCAAGGATGCCCGCAACTTCACCGTGACCTTTGAACCCGCCTACTACTACGACACCTACGGCTCCCCCATGGGCTATGCGCCCAAGCACATCATGGGGGCGGAGTGGGAGAAGGTGAAGGCGGCGGCCCGCAACCTGGACCCCGATAAGGATGCGGAGAAGCTCAACGAGCTCTACCGCAACTTCTTCCTCAAGTTCTCTACCCCTCAGGCCCTGAACCGGGGGGCCATGGTGTACTCGGGGGCCTTCAAGCTGAAGCGCTGGGTGCCGGGGAACTCCATTGAGATGGAGCGGAACCCCAACTTCCCCATCAAGCCGGAAGGCGGGGAGAGCAAGTACGTGCAGAAGGTGGTCTACCGCTTCATCCAAAACACCAACTCCCTCCTGGTGGCGGTGATCGGGGGCTCCATTGACGCCACCTCCAGCGTCTCCCTCACCTTTGACCAGGGCCGCAGCCGGCAGCTCACCTCCCGCGCCCCCGGCCGCTTTGACATCTGGTTCGTGCCCGGGGCCATCTGGGAGCACATCGACATCAACAAGTTCAGCAACTGCCAGCAGGTCAAGGACCTGGGCCTGGACGACGTCCGCACCCGTCAGGCCCTCCTCCACGCCCTGAACCGGGAAGGGTTGGTGAAGGCCTTCTTTGATGGCCTCCAGCCCGTGGCCCACACCTGGATCGCCCCCGTCAACCCCCTCTTCAACCCCAACGTCAAGAAGTACGAGTTTGACCTGAAGAAGGCCGAGGCCCTCCTGGCCCAGATGGGCTGGAAGAAGGGTCCGGATGGCATCCTCCAGCGCACCGTGGGTGGCCGTACCGTGCGCTTTGAGATCGAGTACGTGACCACTGCCGGCAACGCCATCCGCGAGCGCACCCAGCAGTTCTTTGCTGAGGACCTCAAGAAGATCGGCATCGCCGTCAAGATCAATAACGCCCCCAGCGCCGTGGTCTTCTCCGACGACTACATCCAGCGGGCCAGCGAGTGCAAGTGGACCGGAATGTTCGAGTTCGCCTGGATTTCCAGCCTGGCCGAGGATGGCTCCCTCTTCCAGTACAAGAACCTGAACACCGGGGCCATCATGGTGCCCACCAAGGAGAACAACTACCAGGGCCGGAACATCGGCGGCTGGCGGAACGACGAGTTTGACCGCCTCACCAGCCAGGGGGTCTTGGAGTTTGACGAGGCCAAGCGGAAGCAGCTCTTCTCTAAGGCTCAGGAGATCTGGGCGGAGGAGCTTCCCGCCCTGCCCCTCTACTTCCGCGCCAATCCCTACGTGGTGCGCAAGGGCTTGGTCAACTACGTGGCCAGCGCCTACGCGGGCGGCTTCGGCTACCCCGGCTGGAACGCCTGGGAGATCGGTTGGGAAAGCCGCGGCGCCGTGAAGAAGTGGGACCAGGCGAAGTACGCCCTTTCCATCAAGTAG
- the erpA gene encoding iron-sulfur cluster insertion protein ErpA yields MVETQEAVIRITPLAAEKAKEILARYGKEHAAIRVYIKSGGCSGFQYGMAVDERELEGDTFVEMHGVRLVVDPMSLPYLVGSEIDWVESLMGGGFTVHNPNAASTCGCGHSFRTKDQEGEARTCGH; encoded by the coding sequence ATGGTCGAGACGCAGGAGGCGGTCATCCGCATCACCCCCTTGGCGGCGGAGAAGGCCAAGGAGATCCTGGCCCGTTATGGCAAGGAGCATGCCGCCATCCGGGTCTACATCAAGTCTGGTGGGTGCTCGGGCTTCCAGTACGGCATGGCCGTGGATGAAAGGGAGCTTGAAGGGGACACCTTCGTGGAGATGCATGGGGTGCGCCTGGTGGTGGACCCCATGTCCTTGCCCTACCTGGTGGGCTCGGAGATCGACTGGGTGGAAAGCCTCATGGGCGGGGGATTTACCGTGCATAACCCCAACGCCGCCAGCACCTGCGGTTGCGGCCACTCCTTCCGCACCAAGGACCAGGAGGGAGAGGCCCGCACCTGCGGCCACTAA
- a CDS encoding M24 family metallopeptidase, which yields MELTRVQDILREERLDAWLLLSFGRSNPLALEVLALTPLHLTRRFAYLIPREGEPVLLCHAIEESLFPPLPGQRRTYHTWRGYLETLTGLTEGKRRIALEYVPGGLIPYLSRVDGGSLDLLRGMGLELVSSWPLLLLFQTWGEERLKSHRRAVEGLVAARDRALAFLQQSLRPTEKAVQAVLVQALEERGLVFDHPPMVAFGRNAANPHHAPTDKVLEEGEVVLLDLWAKEKGGVYADITWMAGLRPPEGAHRAFQAVARARDEAIRFLAEAYGKGHYPKGFEVDRVARGLLEGEGYGDHIRHRTGHNLGEEVHGFGPHLDDLETHDFRPLVPGLAFTVEPGVYLPDFGVRTEVNVYLHPTGPEVTTPLQEGLTLL from the coding sequence GTGGAGCTCACCCGCGTGCAGGACATCCTCAGGGAAGAGAGGCTGGACGCCTGGCTCCTCCTCTCCTTCGGCCGGAGCAACCCCTTGGCCCTCGAGGTCCTCGCCCTCACCCCCCTTCACCTCACCCGGCGCTTCGCCTACCTCATCCCCCGGGAAGGGGAACCCGTCCTCCTCTGCCACGCCATAGAGGAAAGCCTCTTCCCCCCCCTGCCTGGGCAAAGGCGCACCTACCACACCTGGCGGGGCTACCTGGAAACCCTTACAGGGCTTACGGAAGGGAAAAGGCGGATTGCCCTTGAATACGTGCCCGGGGGGCTGATCCCTTACCTCTCCCGGGTGGACGGGGGCAGCCTGGACCTCCTTAGGGGGATGGGCCTCGAGCTGGTGTCCTCCTGGCCCCTGCTCCTCCTCTTCCAAACCTGGGGAGAGGAAAGGCTAAAGAGCCACCGCCGGGCGGTGGAGGGCTTGGTGGCCGCCAGGGACCGGGCGCTGGCCTTCCTGCAGCAAAGCCTTAGGCCCACGGAAAAAGCCGTGCAGGCCGTTTTGGTCCAGGCCCTGGAGGAACGGGGGCTGGTCTTTGACCATCCCCCCATGGTGGCCTTTGGCCGAAACGCCGCCAACCCTCACCACGCCCCCACGGACAAGGTCCTGGAGGAGGGCGAGGTGGTGCTCTTAGACCTTTGGGCCAAGGAAAAAGGGGGGGTCTACGCCGACATCACCTGGATGGCGGGCCTAAGGCCTCCTGAAGGGGCCCACCGGGCCTTCCAAGCGGTGGCACGGGCCCGGGATGAGGCCATCCGCTTCCTGGCCGAGGCCTACGGAAAAGGGCACTACCCCAAGGGCTTTGAGGTGGACCGGGTGGCCCGGGGCCTTTTGGAAGGGGAGGGCTACGGCGACCACATCCGCCACCGCACGGGGCACAACCTGGGGGAGGAGGTCCACGGCTTTGGCCCCCACCTGGACGACCTGGAAACCCACGACTTCCGCCCCCTGGTGCCGGGGCTGGCCTTCACCGTGGAGCCCGGGGTTTACCTACCCGATTTTGGGGTGCGCACCGAGGTGAACGTCTACCTACACCCCACGGGTCCGGAGGTCACCACCCCCTTGCAGGAGGGCCTCACCCTCCTCTAG
- a CDS encoding ribose-phosphate diphosphokinase has translation MDRPLLIFSGQSNKPLAQAIAEALGLPLGKSTTQRFANDNLFVRFEESLREGDVFIVQSLTPPVQDHLMELLMMIDAAKGASAARVTAVIPYFSYARSDKKDAPRISIAARLVADLLQTAGADRVLTMTLHSPQVHGFFKVPVDHLSAEPVIANHFATRVDLENAVVVAPDAGDLKRASSLARRLRLPLAFIDKERVSDTEVRVRMLVGEVKGKTALIVDDEISTAGSLVEAVEALLQAGAKEVYAAATHGVYVGPALERIAQSPVQEVAATDTCLPKEGPKLKTLPVAPIFAEAIWRIHRGESVSSLFT, from the coding sequence ATGGACCGCCCCCTGCTGATCTTCTCTGGTCAGTCCAATAAGCCCCTAGCCCAAGCCATCGCTGAGGCCCTCGGCCTCCCCTTGGGCAAAAGCACCACCCAGCGCTTCGCCAACGACAACCTCTTCGTGCGCTTTGAGGAAAGCCTAAGGGAAGGGGATGTCTTCATCGTCCAGTCCCTAACCCCCCCCGTACAGGACCACCTCATGGAGCTCCTCATGATGATTGACGCCGCCAAGGGGGCCAGCGCCGCCCGGGTCACGGCGGTCATCCCCTACTTCTCCTATGCCCGTAGCGACAAGAAGGACGCCCCCCGCATCTCCATCGCCGCCCGGCTGGTGGCCGATCTTCTCCAGACCGCCGGGGCCGACCGGGTCCTCACCATGACCCTGCACTCCCCCCAGGTGCACGGGTTCTTCAAGGTGCCCGTGGACCACCTCTCCGCCGAGCCCGTCATCGCCAACCACTTCGCTACCCGGGTGGACCTGGAAAATGCCGTGGTGGTGGCCCCGGATGCCGGCGACCTCAAAAGGGCCAGCTCCCTGGCCCGGCGCCTCCGCCTCCCCCTGGCCTTCATTGACAAGGAACGGGTTTCCGACACCGAGGTACGGGTGCGGATGCTGGTGGGGGAGGTGAAGGGGAAGACCGCCCTGATCGTGGACGACGAGATCTCCACCGCAGGAAGCCTGGTGGAGGCGGTGGAGGCCCTGTTGCAGGCCGGGGCCAAGGAAGTCTACGCCGCCGCCACCCACGGGGTCTACGTGGGGCCGGCCCTGGAACGCATCGCCCAAAGCCCGGTGCAGGAGGTGGCCGCCACCGACACCTGCCTCCCCAAGGAGGGTCCCAAGCTCAAGACCCTCCCTGTGGCCCCCATCTTCGCCGAGGCCATATGGCGCATCCATCGGGGGGAGTCGGTGTCCAGCCTTTTCACCTGA
- a CDS encoding alpha/beta hydrolase, whose protein sequence is MRKEAFTLAGQRVLAHIPERPRALLLALHGLQGSKEHILSLLPGYAEGGLLLLAIDAPRHGNREGPPPSSKSPRYVEEVYQIALAFAEEAQAVAQEARERFRLPLFLAGGSMGAFVVHLLLSQGFRAEGALAFIGSGFPMKLPQGQEVADAKVLALYETPPALRGEAYGGVPLLHLHGTKDLIVPLSRMEKTVEALRPHYPEGRLARFVEEGAGHTITPLMARMGLAFLEAWLDPGRA, encoded by the coding sequence ATGCGGAAAGAGGCGTTTACCCTGGCGGGGCAGAGGGTGCTGGCCCATATCCCCGAACGCCCCAGGGCCCTCCTCCTCGCCCTCCACGGGCTTCAGGGGTCTAAGGAGCACATCCTTTCCCTGCTCCCGGGGTATGCGGAAGGGGGCCTTCTCCTCCTGGCCATAGATGCCCCAAGGCATGGAAACCGGGAAGGCCCACCCCCCTCCTCCAAAAGCCCTAGGTATGTGGAGGAGGTGTACCAGATAGCCCTGGCCTTCGCCGAGGAGGCCCAGGCGGTAGCCCAGGAGGCCAGGGAGCGCTTCCGCCTTCCCCTTTTTTTGGCGGGAGGAAGCATGGGGGCCTTTGTGGTCCATCTGCTCCTTTCCCAGGGGTTCCGGGCGGAAGGGGCCTTGGCCTTCATCGGCAGCGGTTTCCCCATGAAGCTCCCCCAAGGGCAGGAGGTGGCGGACGCCAAGGTTTTGGCCCTTTACGAAACCCCCCCCGCCCTGAGGGGAGAAGCCTATGGGGGTGTACCCCTTCTTCACCTCCACGGCACCAAGGACCTGATCGTGCCCCTTTCCCGCATGGAGAAAACCGTGGAGGCCTTGAGGCCCCATTACCCCGAGGGGCGGCTCGCCCGTTTCGTGGAGGAGGGAGCTGGGCACACCATCACCCCCTTGATGGCCCGGATGGGGCTGGCCTTTTTGGAGGCGTGGCTTGATCCTGGAAGGGCTTAA